In Nymphaea colorata isolate Beijing-Zhang1983 chromosome 10, ASM883128v2, whole genome shotgun sequence, the genomic stretch tttagaCATGTTGGTATAAGAAGCTCTACTTGTAACTGTTCTTCTTCAGTTACTGATCATTAATTTCCCATGATCATCAATCCCAGATACTTCGTGGTGGTGAACGCCATCGCCTGCGGGTACGCCGCTGTCTCTCTTATCACGGGGTGCTCCAAGAAGGCGTCGATGTCGCAGAATTTCATGGCGGCGTTGTGCATCATTGACGTGATCATGGCGGCCCTGGTTTCTACTGGTACTGGTGCAGCTGCAGCCATTGGGGTTGTGGGGATGAAGGGGAACTCTCACCTGAACTGGAACAGGATCTGCAATCACTTTGGGAGGTTCTGTTCTCAAGTAGCAGCAGCCATCGGAGTCTCCATTATCGGAATCTTGGCCTTCCTTCTCCTGGCACTTGTGTCCATTGCTGCTCTTCGCAAAAGATCTCGGTGAAAACCACCAAATAATCTCTTGTTCTTAATCGTGTTGCGGACTGAATCCTACAAATAGCAAGATATTCGTAGCCTTCAACCATTGatagttctttttcctttttttcctgtAAACAGTTTATCATTTCATGGTTCCAAAGTTTATGCCTTTTCACAAAGGGCCAGACGTGCCTTCACGCTTCCGTCAACATTCCACGATCtttccttgaaaatgaaaaaaggccCGAACTTGAAGACTGTGTTGTCAGTATAGACTTCATCAGAATCAGTTCGGAACACCCCCGAATCGGGGAACCCGTTTCTTTTGTTGCAAATTATTTTCCACAGAGTTTCGTTCTTACATAATTTTGGCACACTGAGACCGGTTCAGCTAAAGCGGCGAATCGGTCGATTCACTGATTCAGCAGTCTTGTCGATTTCCCACAACGCTGGCAATCGTTTTTGCTCTTATAGGGCATTTTTTGAAGCATGGTTCCTTGTTATGTGCCAATGCCATAATATTGCTCCGAAGAAGTTTATATTTTGTACAATATTAgtaattaaatattaaatatgaagaagagaaaatagcCTAATAAACATGGATTTTTAAGAAGTCCTTGGGAACCCGATATTCAGAATATTGGTTTGACCCTATGAAAAAGAGGGACAAAGTAAAGTGGGAGAAGGATATGTGTTCTCGAATAAACATTGAATGTGGCATATTCGGAGTTCAAAATGGCCACAATATCTtagttgaagagagagagagagagagagaaattgatatAAACAAGACccgttgaattttttttgtcaaaaatctatttcaaataaaataaaaacatcttaATATGTTCATAAAGTGTagcatgctttgattcaagttgttttaataaaaaatattatcatgttgttcattttttcttaagtATAAAAGCACCATTAAAATCTATCAAATGATCATTTTAGTATTTGGTTTTTATTACAAGGttatattacaaaaaatataaccaaaaaatattttaaaaatcaaaattaagcatttggtttttatttctgACCTAAATGTTTTGTTTCACTaatcattaatatatatatataatgtatttatttatttataaaaacaaaaataaaatccgaAAATTAAAAGGATGAAACGATGGAGCACGGGTACTTTAATAAAAGACGCCGTTTGATTGGGTCATTACGACAAAGATTAAAggaatttttgtcatttcaaaagGAGTCTCAATGATGAGAGGGAGAGTAAATTTAGCTAGACGCGTGGCTCTTGATGATTGATAGAATTGATTGCAGCAAAGATGAGCATGTCAAAGGCATATATTCCTTCTAAGGATAATGATATGGCGACGACGGTGACAATGACTTAACTATGGTGGCGTTTAATGAAGTGAACGGATATTCAATGGACACGAACCATGAGAAAGGGATTGAATTTCACAAGCCATGAACGAGAATAAAGTTGGGTTCAGTTTGGTTCTATTTAGATGTGAGGTTGAACTGTTTGGTTCGTCCCTTAAAAAAAACCTAGATCCGCCCTTAACCATGGCACATGTAAATATCGAACCTTCAACTAATAGTCAGCTCATGTAAATATCGAACCTTCAACTAATCGTCAGCTGATTGTATATTACCCTAAGGTTTGAACCAAGTGCTAGCCATCTATATGACTagcaaggaaaacaaaatcacACCCCCACATGGGAAACCATTTCTTATGACAAACACATAAGCCATGGTTAACAAGCTCCATTAGAAAAGGAGAAGTGGAGGAATCATGGACCATCgaaataaataaagaacatTATCATCTCTAAAATGCCATTTTCTTCAAGAATTgacttttctcattttttttttaagttctttttgcttcttatatatgtaagtttGAAAATGCTTTAAAAACGGGTTATAATTACCtgtaaaataaatatatttacatTTGAAAGGTAATTTAACATCCTAGCATTTTACCCACAATCGTGTCATGTCCGAATCAATAGCGACGCGCAACAAGATTCCATCATAGCAAATAAAAGTACTTTCTCTAATACTTTGCAATTCCAAAATAATTACACATGAGAAAAGCGGAAGTATCTTTTTTCTCTGTCATCAGGCAAGAAAAACGCTTCTTTAAAATACTCGTCTCCATCGGATTCCCTGTGCACCGCCTCACTCGATAAAAgtgtcaatattttttttttccacgaacgaaattcattttaaataaatatatttttctagaATTTGCTGCTTTCTgccattaaataaaaattcgAGCGGGTTTCCGTGATTCCTTTTCCCTTGAATTGAGAATGAGAgctcgtttatatatatatatatatatatatatatatatataaaagatcgCAGAAACGGTCTGGAATGAGTATCTCCCGCCATATTTTGAGGGTTCCCTTTCAAGCCaagactctttttttttttgcccacgtttttttcttttttcccatgTTTAAGAGGTTGTTTCGCTGTTACATTTTAGTGttttaagaggttgtttgacaCTAGCAACAATTTGTTacatgaaattttctaaaaaaattagggcaaatttATTGAATCTTTATTACATaatgttatatgaatctatTTAAATTTTGAGACAAAATCACTAGACAAGAACAATGTGTTATGTGTGCCAAACTGCCCCTAAATTTTTTTCGAGTGGTTACTTTCTGTTGTTTTCAATTCAATAGTGGAACTACTGTGTGACAAGAGTGGGCCACTGCCCTGTCTTATATTGTAATTAAGCTAGATCTAAGTTTAGCTAGGTTCAGCCGCATAGTGCCTACACCAGACTTGAATCAGTACCCTACAATCACTCATTCTCTTCAGCGAGAAATCGGTTAATGCCCCTCAGTCAAAATTTTCTGACTCCGCCACTATTCCAGTTCCATTTTACACCCCTTACCAGTTACCACAGAGGTTTATAGAGTCATGATCTTTTTACAGTCTTGAAGAGTTTGCCCAAAGTCGTGAAACCAATAAGGTAAACCAATTCATTACACATTTATCAATCGAAATAGGGATGGATTCTACAAGTTTGGAAACGTACCACTAAGcgaatcataaaaaaatatgtggacCATAAGATTTATAAAAACAATGGTGTTACATTTTCAGCCCATAAAATATGATCTGCAAATTAAACATTtgtgatttttcatttctacTGTTCTCGGTATTCTTCGAAAAGCCTGAAAATGTCATGCAACACATGGCGTGGGACATCACTTTTGCTGACGACAAAGCGCTAAAGGGGGAGCAAGTGCATTTGTGATTGAGATTTATAACTCCAACCACCTACAACCAAATTAGCCTTCCTTCATCTTGAGAGGTGACTGAATGTCCATCAAACGAGTGTACATCTTGTGACATGATAGGAATTTAAATGCAATATTGACAATGATGGGTATAAGATCTACTACAATGAGACCTCCTCCAATCAAGCATTATTGTTGTACAAgatctccttttttctttctttggaatcAAATGGCTTGAACTTATTATGAGAAAATGATGTTTGTTGATGAATAACTTTAACTATTCTAAAGCGTTTCATGAGAATAATTGCACGTCGTTCATTTGAATGACTGGTCCCTGTTGTTGGCTCCTTGTGTTTAGTTTAAGGTGAATGCATGTAGAAGCTTTGTATTCAAATGCATATCTTTTAAAAAGTtcactttaatgtaaaaaagGAGAATCACAACCCTTATTTTGCCACGATAAGGTTTTATTTCTCCTACTTCAAGTATACTTAACAGATGTTATAAAATTTGCCTTGAATTCGAGGGTTCGAAGCGAATTGATGGCAAAACAATTCAATCTACTCGCTTATGCAAACATAACAATGGATTTTTTGGGGTCGTTTGACAGTTGAAACACTTTGTGAATGTTCTATTAATTTGTCTCAAACTTTAAGACAAGAACATCAATTAATCACAAAGTAATCCATTTATCAAACAaccatgtttcttattttttcttgcttttacaTACTTtagcttttgttttttaaaacatattttttactGATTCTTTAACTGAATTAAATACAAAGTTGGTCTGAATCAATTCAATTTATTCTTCCTTTTTAAGACATGGGTCTTGACAGTGATGACCTGGCTCTTTTATTCATCAAGGTTCGTTAGCTTTTAAGACTCCAAACCATGCCTTTTAAAAGTGTTTGGTAAAAAGAATATtacatttttgaaacatttcttCTTAACATGTGGTTGATAGATCcagaaataaatatatgatcaCATCATATTCTCTAGAACATGAAcataatgtttttaaacatGGGTCTTAAGAACATGAATATTTTAAGAAGTCAATCTTCTTCTTATTAAATGTCCTCTTTGCTAATCGAACCAATCCCATGTTGTGTCGAGTGAAAATTCAAGTTTAAAAAGTTGAGCAAGAGCCATGTGTTAGGTTGGTAACTACCGAAATTTTACTGGAATCCGGGGTGAACAGTGTAACTAAAACGGTAACGGCTCCCAGAATCAATTGATAGAAAAACCAcctcctttttatcttttttctcgAAAAGATCCTtgacctttttccttttccaaccATATTTTCCTGTCAGCCTCTGACAGAATCAATCATTTCCCACACCATGACCTTCCACTTCTTTTCCTCCCAGTCTCCACCAAGATCCCGGCGTTATTGAGACCGTATTCCGGCAGGCGGCAACTTGCTCAGGCCGCTTGTGGTTGCCCATCTAGGTTGCCTCCTTTTCTCGGTCTGGTGGATATCATATCATCTGCTGCAGTGTAACAGAAGCAACGCAGCGGACCTTCTTCCTCCTGAAAAAATCAGACCATGTTCACTTCCTTTTATTGTTCCTCTTGGCTGCCCATTTCTCTCGTGGGGAAGGGATTATTGTCGTAATTGGTGGTCTGTTGTAGTTGAACATCCAGTTCCCTGTTTGGTGACTTTGGTTCTCCTTTCGGGGTTCAGAAGGCACGGATTCTGTGCTTCGGAATTGTATCATTGTCCTCCTTCTGAACTTATCCTGCTTGCGCAGAGAAATGTCCCCTTTCACAAAAGTGGTACCTTTCTGTGGATCtgcttcattttatttttctgggaTTCTTCTCTTAGCTTTTagattggagaagaagaatgttgaaTTTGGTATTCTCTGGTTTGTGAATgtggtttcctttttcctgttaGATGATcttgtatcctttttttttttttttcaaacggAAATGTCAGTTCTCATAGAAGTGATAACTTTCCTGTGGATCTGCCTCATTTTATTTTACTGGGTTCTTCCCTCAAACTctctgtgatttttttttcccgcCTGTGTAGCTCTGAGGAAGAAGacacaaaattttgatgttggtaTTCTTTTGATTGTgaatatgatttcttttttgtgcCATATGGTATaggatctttttcttttatgtggaTCAGTTAAAGCCGCCGAGtgacttatttttcttttataccgTTCTATTTTACGGTTATTTTATTAAAGGCTTTATTTTTTTGACTCCTTTTTTGTACTtgaaaatgagaatgatttgattttgtattttcGGTTTTAGCCGGCTTTTTTATGTGTCAGGGTACGCATTGGATTCTTATTTGGTACAAATTGCATTGTTGGTGTCATCTACTTTTTCCGAGTTTTCTGAAAGGCTTGTTCGGTGACTGTCTTAACAGGGGCTAGGCATAGTTGCAGGGCTGGGTGGCCCAGGGTTTTAACCAGCAACCATTGGATACATGCCACACTGTTGATTCAGTTGCATACCTCACCAGAGTTCAAAAGCCAGAAGAGCAAATTTTTTACGAGTAGAAAGAAAAGGGTTGGTACTTCAGGGGTCTAGGTTCATACGGTTTTCTGTATTCTTTTCGAACGGTATGTTACTGtttcccttttacttaattccttctcttttttcagTTCTGTGATAGATTTTGTTGGTCTCTGGTGTGACCCCTAACTGGAGAAGATCGTTCAGTAATGGTGGATTTGTTCTGGGTATAGACGCACTTTCCGTTAAGCTACTTTCCATGGACGAATCATCTGGCTGTGTCATTGGATCCACAGAGGCATTGGGAGAGCCGGCAGAAATGCTTGACAGGCCACAGTCTCTTGATACGCTTCCTGCGGAAGCAGTATTTACAAATGTAGCTTTGGTTCCTGAGTATGAGAGGAAGGAACTGGAAGAAACTATCTCAAAGCTTGAAGGCAAGTTTGTAAGGAGTTCAATGCATAAAACCTCAATCTGTGAACTCCTCTGTCGTGTTCATAAACCCCAGTCTCTGAATCTCTCTGTCGTGTTCATACTATCTTATTGTGAACGGTTTCCGTAGGAGAGGCAGAGGATTTGAGATCCCAACTACGGCATTTGGACGCGAAGCGGCGGGATGCATTAAGCAGGTTATTAGACCTGAAAGGTGGTGAATTTCGAAGTCTGCCTTCAACAACGTGTGAGATGATGGACAGTCTTTCTCAGGCAGTGTTTACATTTTCCTCTGTTTTCAGGCAGCATCCGGGTTTTCTGTCGCATTCGTCCTTTTCTGCAAGCGGAGAAGAGAAGCAAGCCTGCACTGATTTCTCCTCGATCGGAGAAGATTTGGGTTCAAGGCATAAAGAAGAAAGAGTTCGTCTTTGATAGAGTTTTCTCTCATCAGGCATCACAAGGTAAACTGCTACGAAACCTTTAAGATTCTTCAATACATTGCCCTGATGTTCTAACTGAAAATTGATAGAAAGATCTGTGTAATACACTTATAGAGGATGTTTTCGTTGAGGTTGAGCCGATTCTCAAATCTGCACTCGATGGTCACAACGTCTGCATATTTGCCTATGGACAGACCGGAACTGGCAAGACATTCACAATGGTTAGAAGCATGCCAGTACGCTTCCTGTTAATTGATTCTCTTGCTTTTGTCTGTCAACTTTTGAGCTAATGCAGTTAGATCTGAGGGATTCTTCAGGAAGGAACATCGGATTGTCCTGGCATCGTTCCACGGGCTATCAAAACACTTCTTCATCAAGCTTCGATTGATAAGGCAGCGGCCTTCAAGTTTTCCTTAAGCATGGTGGAGGTTTACATGGGAAACCTGAAGGATCTATTAGGTCACAAGCCGTCCACAAGAATGGTGGACTCCTCTTGTTTCTCTAGAAGGTAAAACATCTGATCTCTGACATCAGTTATTGCACTATTTTAAATCTTTGGCGCTTTTAGTTTAACTTTACTGGCTATATAGCAGTCTCAACATGCAAACAGATGCCCATGGAGCTGTAGAAATCGATGGTCTCACTGAATTAACGGTAACCGACTTTGCACAAGCAAATAAGAATTATGTTATGGGAAGGAAGGCTAGATCTACATGTTGGACCAATGCCAATGAGGCATCCAGTAGGTCTCACTGGTAAACTTCCTTATTCAGCGGCCTGTTTGTTTCTAAAAGTTTCATGTTACCGTGTTAAAGCTAAGATTTCATCTAATTTGGAGACATTTGTGATTGGAACTTTCTGGTGTGTATATGTAGCTTAACTAGACTAACCATTATCCGCCATGAGGGCAAGAAGGCAATATCAAGCAAATTGTGGATGGTTGATCTTGGAGGAAGTGAACGGCTACTCAAAACAAAAGCCACTGGACAAACTCTTGATGAAGGACGAGCAATAAATTTGTCCCTCTCAGCTCTTGGTGATGTTATTTGTGCACTAAGACGAAAGCGCAATCATGTTCCATACAGGTAAATTTCTTTGGCgtatttctctctcatttgttGTGATTATAGTCTTCAATTTTATACTTGAAATTTTTTCGTTAATATTACAGTTTATTTACATGTATATGAtgtttttcactatttttttttaccatatgCAGGAACAGCAAGCTGACTCAAGTACTTAAAGATTCACTTGGTATTTTAGTGGGGTATCATTAGCCTGTTTTTTGCTTTCACGAGTTCACCATTGTCACGAAAGTGTTTTGGATGTAGGACTGGATTCAAAGGCTCTCATGGTCATTCATATAAGCCCAAAGGAAGATGACATCAATGAGACCATATGTTCTATGAATTTTGGGCAGAGGGCAAGGAGCATAGAGTGCCACAAGGAATGCCCTGAGGTGACTATAGGGATAACTTTTCTttgatcaccattttttctGTTGTAGGAAGATCAAATAACTCCTCTTGCTTTATTCTGCCATTATATAACTTATGGTCCTTAGACAAATAGGTTTTCATTTCTCTCAGGAGTTAAAAATTTTGAGGCAAAAGAAGATTGCAGAACTTGATCAGGAGATGAGAAGCGCAGAGAAGGATTGCCAAGTGACAAGAGACCATATCCAAAGCATTGAAAGCAAactggaagaaaagaagaggatatTGTCACTGTCAAATGCTAATGAAGATCAAACAGGGTCTCCAACGTGTCCCCTATCCGTTCCTAGAGAACTTTTTGAGAGTCCTAAAGCTTCTGCTAAATCCGTAACTAGAAATAGTTCTGTTTCTGTCCCTCGATTTATGTTATCCACTGCGTGCAGCAGACAGAGGCAGCTTGCTGAAAATGAAGCCAAAGTAGCAAAAGCTAACAGATCAGGAAGAAAATATGTCAGTGATGTAGATTTTCAGCTATCAGGATCTCGCATTCTTTTCCAATCAAATTCTATTATCAAGGCAAGCCCAAGTCATGGACTATCACCAAGGACTAATGCCAAGAAGCTTCATATTGAAGAATTGAGCTCTATGCACCCTGATACTCCAGTTCATGACAACAGTGGCTCAAAGTTTTCAAAGACACCCCAAAATAATAGACTATCTGCCTCCCCACTAGTTTCAAACAGGCGGAATTTGTCTGATCCCATGTTTCGTAAAAGATTGTCTGATAGGTCAAATTCTTGCGACATGACCAGTCACCCGTCCAAAGGCACAAAACTAATTCGTTGTTCAATGCCCAATACCTTGAAGTTAATTCATGATTCTGATTACTACTCCTCAGTAAACTGTCACAGCTAATCAAATATGAAGAAATGCGGCTAAGATGTACCAAATACTCAGTTATGCAGATTTACGCTTCAGACAACAAATTATTTGACAATTCGTGAGTAGTGTAAGTATagcattgaatgatttgtcataaTGTTGGGTCAATAATCAACCAATTGTATTACCTGGCAAGCTTGCATGCTTAACATAAAGTAGAAGAGATGTATCTTCAATGTAATTCTGGAGTTTGGTATTCATTTTGGGATAGCAATTTGGTTTTACTGTTATTGTATCTGCTATCTTGGATTTGTAACTTTCTGTTCCTTTATGGCATTGACAGTTTTCTTTTCCCAATTCAGATCTACATCAAGACGTTCATTAATCATTATTATCAGCATATTGTTGTGCCACGCTAGTGGCTACAAAGTCTTTTACCAAAACTGACAATAACATGCAGAATGGTTAGGCCTAGGTATACAGGACCAAAAGGTAGTGGGTACGTATGTTGCCTGCAGACAAAGTTCTCGCTGCTCCAGTTACCTGTAGATCGACATTATCTACCAAAAGAATTCAGTGGAAAAGGAATCTGGAAAGAACTTGAGAATAACATCTGCTGCTTAATTTAAAATGCTCTCAGGTATCTCTATTGtatgttaaaaataaaactCTGTCTACATTCAGTTCTTACTTGATTGCCCATGAAAACATATTATTATTAAGCAACAGGctgctattttttcttttcacaagccCCCTGCCTAAACATTGTTACTATTTTCCAGACTCTCTAAGCACAGCAATTGTGTAGCTTGTGCTGGCATACCCTTGTTACACACGAATTTAACCTCCCAAacgtttctttttccttaaagTCGAAAAGATCTTCTGGACCATTTCTTAACGAACACCCTTTCCACAAATTGTTCTTTGATCTCTTTTGTCATCTAAGAGTTAAAACTCACAGCGTCTAAAGGTGACAAAACCTACCAACACGGCCAAAGAACTATCCCAAAGACACAGCAATACTTGGAACTGAAATTTGCTGCATAAATGCATGCAAGTAAACTTTTTTACTACCATATATTATCATGGTACAGTACCACCTGTAAAATTCTATGAAGGTGCACCGTACCATAAAGAGTTAGAGAATACTACCATTTCCAAGAAATGCCTTTTAATGTGATTGAATCCCACAAGAAACACATGCTCTACCGGAAAAATTTCAAAGGTACCACTTCTTTTACAAGCCATCTGAAATATCTGATGATAATGTCACTGACTTTTACAACACattatatcataaatatttttcctGCGTAGCAACTGTCAAGCCCTTGTTGTATCAAGGCATGAACTCTTAAATCGGCCAACTACAATCACACACTGACACTGTTGATACATCAGCATTGTGTCCCACACGGAGGACTAACGCACAACTTGCATGATGGGCAGCCTGCATGCCTGGTCTGTGCTAAAGGACATATTCATGTTCCTGTATGGGTTTGCAGAGATGGAtaacaatttttcttcttattaggTGCTCTACATGCATATAAACACCTTATTTCCTTCCTGTCAGATAGACCCCGCAGAGATGGGAAGAGGGCAAGGTAATAGGCTTTCTCTCTGAATAATACCAGGAACttttcatgtaaaaaatatttgtcTCGGACAGTGTGGTGCAGTAGGCTGGGACTAGTCATCTAATGCGTAAAATAATGTTGTCGCTGTCGGCATTGGAGGTGATTCAGGTGAACCATTTTACAAAGAATCAGGCTGTATCAGCCATATTGAGTGGTGGTTAAATGATCTGCTTTGACCTTTATACAAAAAGAAtctaatttaaaataattttatatcaaCCTAAGATGCTGATACAATGCATATTGGCCAGCAGCCTGATACAAGCTGGTATTAAAAACCCTAATCGATATTTCTTGGATTACATATTCTTATTTGCAGTATCGGTGATATGGTGTTCATCTGCCCTTTTTGAATTACTGCTACAGAAAACCGGGGTAGCTTCTTTCTCATAACCATCCAATTAACTTTATAAAATAATGCCTTCTGTTCAACTTTAGAAGACAAAATCCCAAAGTTGGGTAGGTAGGATATGATCCAAAAAGCAAATATTCATGGTTTGTCTGATGCGCTTTGTCAAGATTACAGAATGCAAGCAACaatgtgtgtgggtgtgtgagagcaagagcaagagagagagagagaaggttcaTACTTGTGCAACAGTGTCTGTGCATTTGAAAACTGATGAAGCCAAATTGAAGGCAgtaaacaagaaagaaaagaaaggacagCCTGTCACGAGAGTAGGAGCAAGTTCATGTAGCCAAAGATGACCTGCCTGTTGCCACAATACTAGAAGTCCCCTTGCCCTGATGGAAAGGCCAAGCTCTTAATATTCAGGACGCGTAGGCAAGTCATCCTTGGCTGCAAAAACTCACTCTACCCCTTTCATCCAAGGCTCTCATCTTCCACCAAGCACACAGCCATGCATGTTCTGCACACCTCTATTTGTAGTATCACAAAAGGGACAGTAGGATATGGCCATGCAATGCTGATGGTCTCTATTCCCTTCTTAGATCAGATTATATTCCACCACCACTTGTTGAGTCATGCATATTGAACAAGAAAGTCAAAcgcaaagagagagggagagtgagagaTGATAAGGTGATGGTGGAGGACATGAATAGATCCTGAGCAGCATTGACTTTAATAGTGGATGGATGGGGGGCTCCTTAACTTGGAATAATGTCAACATAAAGATGAAAAGGAGAGAACCCTCTTGTCCATAGACTCCATACTGAATGTATCAGAAGACACTAAAATGGTATTTAGCTTTTTCACATGATATCTAGGGAAATTCTCCTGGTTATTCTTCTGTAAAGTAACACAGCtggatccccttttgaatgattCCAGCCATTTTCTTATTATAGAAAGATTTTGTTTtccatacacatatatgtggaATTAATGActgaaacttttctttttacaaatCTAAACTTCAATGTggtttatttttaaaaacagaGACTTGAATTATGTGTCTGTTAAAGAGAGAATTTTTCTATAATAAactattttttagaatttttggcAGTCAATTTTCAATCGTGATAAAGACTTACAGACACAGACACACATATGGAAATAAAGCAAATTAACCAAATGTTGCAATTAATTTATTAAGATCACAGTCATACGATTACTTTTGCAATAAAGTCGTATTTGATAGTCAGTAACGGAAAGTTCAGATCGGGCTTTCCAGCCAATCATTGATGGAGTAATACTGCTCATGGAGTGAAAGGGAAAAGACCTTCGTTCTTCTGATAACGACCACAACGACAGTAACAAcacaatatatgtatatatattcatttatgcTGTTTctattttaaagaaaacaaaaaggtttcTCCACTAATCTTGTCAGTTACATTAAGATTCAACAGATATAAACGAATATATTCTTGATCGTGCCCTGGAGAAAGGTTGAGCTTGTATCTTGAACGTTGGCTTCTTGAAGGAGAattgttgaatgatttagatcGCTTTATAGATCTTAGAATCATTTCATTCAAATTCCCGAATATGTTGAGCTCCCTGCATGTCCGATTGCTATAAATAGAGGGCACTGACTTGGAGTCTGCATTGGCACTTCATGGTTCCTCACTCAGTACGGAGGGTTGGAATCACAAGAAGATCAGAGGATGGGCTTTACATGCATGGGCAATGCGCTTGGGTAGCCAAGGATGACTTGCCTTCGTCTCTGCATGCCCCCAACACGATACTGCTCGGTCCGAGCACATGTCCGGGGGGCCAGAACAAGTGGGCAAGTTGCCTTGGCTAGCCTCAGCACATTGCCTCTTAC encodes the following:
- the LOC116261966 gene encoding CASP-like protein 1E2 — translated: METEYQLKTEGSNVAGPRYVRPIQISLRLLSLFTTLAATIVMALSKETSIIPLVLSPLLPPIQVVAPAKYHYSSAFVYFVVVNAIACGYAAVSLITGCSKKASMSQNFMAALCIIDVIMAALVSTGTGAAAAIGVVGMKGNSHLNWNRICNHFGRFCSQVAAAIGVSIIGILAFLLLALVSIAALRKRSR
- the LOC116261961 gene encoding kinesin-like protein KIN-14U isoform X1, giving the protein MDESSGCVIGSTEALGEPAEMLDRPQSLDTLPAEAVFTNVALVPEYERKELEETISKLEGEAEDLRSQLRHLDAKRRDALSRLLDLKGSIRVFCRIRPFLQAEKRSKPALISPRSEKIWVQGIKKKEFVFDRVFSHQASQEDVFVEVEPILKSALDGHNVCIFAYGQTGTGKTFTMEGTSDCPGIVPRAIKTLLHQASIDKAAAFKFSLSMVEVYMGNLKDLLGHKPSTRMVDSSCFSRSSLNMQTDAHGAVEIDGLTELTVTDFAQANKNYVMGRKARSTCWTNANEASSRSHCLTRLTIIRHEGKKAISSKLWMVDLGGSERLLKTKATGQTLDEGRAINLSLSALGDVICALRRKRNHVPYRNSKLTQVLKDSLGLDSKALMVIHISPKEDDINETICSMNFGQRARSIECHKECPEELKILRQKKIAELDQEMRSAEKDCQVTRDHIQSIESKLEEKKRILSLSNANEDQTGSPTCPLSVPRELFESPKASAKSVTRNSSVSVPRFMLSTACSRQRQLAENEAKVAKANRSGRKYVSDVDFQLSGSRILFQSNSIIKASPSHGLSPRTNAKKLHIEELSSMHPDTPVHDNSGSKFSKTPQNNRLSASPLVSNRRNLSDPMFRKRLSDRSNSCDMTSHPSKGTKLIRCSMPNTLKLIHDSDYYSSVNCHS
- the LOC116261961 gene encoding kinesin-like protein KIN-14U isoform X2; protein product: MDESSGCVIGSTEALGEPAEMLDRPQSLDTLPAEAVFTNVALVPEYERKELEETISKLEGEAEDLRSQLRHLDAKRRDALSRLLDLKGSIRVFCRIRPFLQAEKRSKPALISPRSEKIWVQGIKKKEFVFDRVFSHQASQEDVFVEVEPILKSALDGHNVCIFAYGQTGTGKTFTMEGTSDCPGIVPRAIKTLLHQASIDKAAAFKFSLSMVEVYMGNLKDLLGHKPSTRMVDSSCFSRSLNMQTDAHGAVEIDGLTELTVTDFAQANKNYVMGRKARSTCWTNANEASSRSHCLTRLTIIRHEGKKAISSKLWMVDLGGSERLLKTKATGQTLDEGRAINLSLSALGDVICALRRKRNHVPYRNSKLTQVLKDSLGLDSKALMVIHISPKEDDINETICSMNFGQRARSIECHKECPEELKILRQKKIAELDQEMRSAEKDCQVTRDHIQSIESKLEEKKRILSLSNANEDQTGSPTCPLSVPRELFESPKASAKSVTRNSSVSVPRFMLSTACSRQRQLAENEAKVAKANRSGRKYVSDVDFQLSGSRILFQSNSIIKASPSHGLSPRTNAKKLHIEELSSMHPDTPVHDNSGSKFSKTPQNNRLSASPLVSNRRNLSDPMFRKRLSDRSNSCDMTSHPSKGTKLIRCSMPNTLKLIHDSDYYSSVNCHS
- the LOC116261961 gene encoding kinesin-like protein KIN-14U isoform X3, which translates into the protein MLDRPQSLDTLPAEAVFTNVALVPEYERKELEETISKLEGEAEDLRSQLRHLDAKRRDALSRLLDLKGSIRVFCRIRPFLQAEKRSKPALISPRSEKIWVQGIKKKEFVFDRVFSHQASQEDVFVEVEPILKSALDGHNVCIFAYGQTGTGKTFTMEGTSDCPGIVPRAIKTLLHQASIDKAAAFKFSLSMVEVYMGNLKDLLGHKPSTRMVDSSCFSRSSLNMQTDAHGAVEIDGLTELTVTDFAQANKNYVMGRKARSTCWTNANEASSRSHCLTRLTIIRHEGKKAISSKLWMVDLGGSERLLKTKATGQTLDEGRAINLSLSALGDVICALRRKRNHVPYRNSKLTQVLKDSLGLDSKALMVIHISPKEDDINETICSMNFGQRARSIECHKECPEELKILRQKKIAELDQEMRSAEKDCQVTRDHIQSIESKLEEKKRILSLSNANEDQTGSPTCPLSVPRELFESPKASAKSVTRNSSVSVPRFMLSTACSRQRQLAENEAKVAKANRSGRKYVSDVDFQLSGSRILFQSNSIIKASPSHGLSPRTNAKKLHIEELSSMHPDTPVHDNSGSKFSKTPQNNRLSASPLVSNRRNLSDPMFRKRLSDRSNSCDMTSHPSKGTKLIRCSMPNTLKLIHDSDYYSSVNCHS